The following proteins are encoded in a genomic region of Nicotiana sylvestris chromosome 4, ASM39365v2, whole genome shotgun sequence:
- the LOC104223983 gene encoding uncharacterized protein, giving the protein MDSFFSKGFKAAKCKTLLKLTIPRIKLLRNRREMQLKQMRKEIAKLLETGQEATARIRVEHIIREEKMMAAQEIVELFCELISVRLPIIEAQRECPLDLKEAISSICFAAPRCADLPELLQVQMLFVGKYGKEFVTAATELMPECGVNRQLIELLSIRAPAPDVKLKLLKEIAEENELDWDPSASENELLKSHDDLLNGPTQFVSGAKVPLPKERFDELQQPASEQVSDKQTESESEFDSLDFPEVPKQPLRPSTGGVSVPEMFPFPASALSDSDEEIAKPSENAEIKSHKQNVERDEVLQEKVVSKDLGSPETLSAPEEEKQFLPFMVPPPKSSPFSSTKSTTTQSTQPPSTTKTKVETDIDLQDVLAAAQAAAESAERAAAAARSAASLAQFRISELTRKRSEEVPGSPSENPFYAEKKEQESHILEKAPFDLQHQLSNSDGIPSPLHGSASEHQVSNIPSYDDATVGFESSMSTNNHPAQGTARHQPQRLPSLDDETYYSYPNLFTANGSNPSSRSQSFKDNIRSRHDK; this is encoded by the exons TAAAACCCTATTGAAATTGACGATTCCTCGTATCAAACTACTGAGGAATCGTAGGGAGATGCAGCTGAAGCAGATGAGAAAAGAAATTGCTAAGCTACTAGAGACTGGTCAGGAAGCTACTGCTCGGATTCGG GTAGAGCATATAATAAGAGAAGAGAAAATGATGGCAGCACAGGAGATAGTCGAGCTATTCTGCGAGCTTATATCTGTTCGTCTTCCAATTATCGAAGCACAACG GGAATGCCCCCTAGATCTGAAAGAAGCTATTTCAAGTATATGTTTTGCTGCACCAAGATGTGCAGATCTTCCCGAACTGCTACAGGTTCAGATGCTGTTCGTCGGTAAATATGGGAAAGAATTCGTCACTGCTGCTACGGAGCTCATGCCAGAATGTGGTGTCAACCGCCAG CTGATAGAGTTGCTATCTATTCGAGCACCTGCTCCTGATGTGAAATTGAAGCTGCTGAAGGAAATTGCAGAGGAGAATGAGCTAGATTGGGATCCAAGTGCTTCTGAAAATGAGCTGTTGAAGTCACATGACGACTTACTG AATGGCCCCACACAATTCGTTAGTGGGGCTAAGGTCCCTCTTCCCAAGGAAAGGTTTGATGAGTTGCAGCAACCTGCATCAGAACAAGTCTCTGATAAACAAACAGAATCTGAGTCTGAATTTGACTCGTTAGATTTTCCAGAAGTTCCTAAGCAGCCACTACGACCTAGCACCGGTGGAGTTTCAGTCCCCGAAATGTTTCCTTTCCCGGCCTCCGCACTATCTGACTCCGATGAGGAGATAGCTAAGCCTTCTGAAAATGCTGAGATCAAATCGCACAAGCAAAATGTGGAGCGAGATGAAGTCTTGCAAGAGAAGGTAGTTTCAAAAGATTTAGGATCACCTGAAACTTTATCTGCACCTGAAGAGGAGAAACAGTTTTTGCCATTCATGGTTCCCCCGCCAAAATCATCTCCATTCTCATCAACAAAAAGTACCACAACCCAAAGTACTCAACCTCCCTCTACTACAAAGACCAAAGTTGAGACTGACATAGATTTGCAGGATGTATTGGCTGCTGCCCAGGCAGCTGCTGAATCAGCTGAACGTGCAGCTGCTGCTGCTCGCTCAGCAGCTAGCCTTGCTCAGTTTAGAATCAGTGAGCTTACCAGGAAAAGGAGTGAAGAGGTGCCTGGAAGCCCCAGCGAAAACCCCTTTTATGCTGAGAAAAAGGAACAGGAATCTCATATCTTAGAAAAGGCTCCCTTTGACCTCCAACATCAATTGTCAAACTCTGATGGTATCCCCAGCCCACTTCATGGCAGCGCATCGGAGCATCAGGTGTCAAATATTCCTTCATATGATGATGCAACAGTAGGTTTTGAGTCCTCCATGTCCACTAATAATCATCCTGCTCAGGGCACTGCTCGTCACCAACCACAGAGATTGCCTTCCCTGGACGATGAAACATATTATTCATATCCTAACTTGTTTACGGCAAATGGCTCTAATCCCAGTTCTCGTTCACAGTCATTCAAAGATAATATTAGGTCCAGACATGACAAGTGA